AAAGCTTATGTCGCtgtgtactatgaaattagctggcagGTGTATTTCGGTCAATCACAATGGCAGAGGTAAAAATAATGGAAGTTACttaggttaataaactaaatgtcaaactaaattaacacaacacccctacacacgttcCAAAATACAGCAGCACTATACAAGAcgtgcacattatttaacagaatggtgaagcaactcaccagaacgggaagcGACAAATTGTTacgcgacttgtgtctgattcaggtttttttcaagagctcgaacaatttccaactttgtaaCAAGAGAAACAGGTCCGCATTTTGCTATTTTGTAGCAATGAgatgcacttgtggaaatcagaatacaaaacaattcaatgttaTGACGGTGGTTCTGGaatgatttaataaaccaatccgtgtccctcaagacactcttgtGATGACAAGtcgtgttgttttttgttttttttatacgaaacagtactgtatccatggtGAACGAATCGCTGTCAATGCGAAGACCTTAACCCTTTGGGACCCTTTAGTTTTTCAGTAGGATGTTCCTCAGGACCAGGTTCTTTTTGGTTGTATTTCACTCGCTTTCTATAAAAAATCCcccaaaattaaattttttaaaGTAGCATTTTGGAATGAGTGtacttttttcagaacactctgggggacattatacagtacttcagaaaccaCACTAACTCCTCATTTATTttcaacactttttttattttaaaaaataaataaatacttcagaaactataaaaaaatacttttactgGCTTTTCCACTCCAATCAGTAGCTTTGGGGTTTTCTAAAAGAGAGAGGTACAAAAACAGGTTATTCTGTTACCCCAAGGACCCTACAAAGCtccctgaaagttttgttgaaattTTCTGAAATATGGGCAAcagcgttccctctaagctttttagatactgagaaacttgctgttttgactgagaaagggtaaattatCAGGAGAAGCTTTTGTCCacgcattaacccttttaatatattatttttgttgcattatacaatattccaacacaagtatctcaacaattttacaatatgctttacatttaaacaatacatttaatgtGTCACTGCCTCTGATTCTGAATCAGAATcctcctttatttatttagttagttagttagttagttagttagttagatGGATAGATAGAATGAATTATGAAGCCTGTTTGAGATTTTATCATAAATGCAGCCCTGTCAgtagactgcatgcttaactggtggcctgcataTAATTGCTTTGTACTATACCGGTATTTTTGGTTAAACTGATTCAGGTGGAAGTGTTTGAATCAACAGCAAacatttgtgtcacttgtgtgtttctgcTGCAAGATGGTCGTTCTGTGTGAATTAAGATTtcattttgccatcagaaatggagcgaAGTATCGAAAACATCGAACATTTTTTGTTTATAGTTGTATACGCTGTGAAGCTTACCGATTTACAGGATTAAACTTGaacctgatgttgtgaaaaccataataaataaatatttagattaatTTTCCCCTTTTCCTACTTCTTCAGACAGACCGATTTTATGTTCATGTAGTTACTGTGTATTGtattggagtattttttttataaatgtatagcaCATGTTTaatagaaaatgaaaatatatatatttatagtaaaaaaaaattaaaattgcatttaaaatcaatgtttttagagaattttaaatagctttcaaaccagCACTGTTTTTCTGTTAATAGATTGCATTTTCAGTATACAGTGAAACAccttatttttaaatcatttttcatCAACTGAAAATGGCATCATCacagctgccacagtcccctgaaaggacccagaggcaTGATAATGCAGAGTGGATaatagtttgaccactgcagggatagcatggcttctaTGGGTGACAGGCTGCAGgttatcttttaaatcagacagcagctccAGAGTTATGTGGCTGCCCAGCCTGTACCTGTGCTTCATTTGGTCTTCGTTTAAATTGAAGATGTAATGCGGGTATgaaataccctttctcttctcatcctacaaATCGCTCGTTCTTGCTGCAAACACAGCAGCCAtggttaggggatagtgtttttcatactaGTGTTTTTCATTAGTGCCAGTACTTCACCTACTGTATGGGCTGGTGCCCATTTCAACACTAAAATGCTTCCTCATAATTagccttttcagaagcattttttgcTTGAATAAtgagcatggcaaataatgatgtAAGCAGAAACTTCTGAGAATTAAACAGAATGCATACCAGTAACATGATCCTGTAATGCTAATAAATGAAATATCAGGAAAATGTAGGTGATCCCCTTAGCCATGTAATTGAAACCGTTGGCATATAACATAGAAACTGAAAGTACAGCAGCGGTATAATCTGAGTCAGGTGTCTTTTCAGTAAAAGTGAATCTTGTAATGCTATTACCATTAGTAAagctttaaagtaattgtagctaacacacATTTCATACATCTTGTCTGTTTTGTACTCCCATTtgctacacaggtctcaaatgtgcagtttaaggAAATACACATGTTAAGGGGAGCGGGGGGGCATCCTCTTCTTTCATCAAACAAAAAACTACCAATCCCCCAGCGCCCTATTCTTCAGACACCATGTCTTCAAGGTCCTAATTGATTCCTTTTCGACTCGCAGGTCTATCTCACTGGAACCATGCTGAGCATCAACCCGCTGGAGAACCTCAAGATCTACGTCACTAACCGTCCACCGCTGGTCATCTTCATGGTCAGCGTGAGTGCTGTGGCCATAGCATTCCTGACCATCGGCTACTTCTTCAAGATCAAGGAGATCAAGTCTCCAGAGATGACAGAGGTACAGTGGAGATGGATACAGATCAACCACACAAAGCAGAACAAAcagaatggggggaaaaaagcatTTTGGGCTTCCCTAATTTAATGATGCTTAGTTTACATAGTAAACCATTGCATGTATGGCCAAATATTCAAAGATTTTATGCAACTTCTCTTGCATTGAGAATGTTTTGCATATATTTGCAAGTCTGTGAAATTCAAAAGAGTTGTGGGGAAATTGCTAATATTGCTAGGCTGCAGAAGTGAGTACATTTAATCTAAACAGGAAATTAACCTCAACTGAAGACTGCGCCCAACTGATGCAAGTGTATTTGCGTATCAGAGGAGGCAATGGCCGGATTGCCACGTAGCTTAGAAAATTGATACGCTCTCTCCGTCGTCATGATTGATGTGACGTAGCAGCACATTCCACACACGCTATAGGAAGTGCGCGTCTAAAACACTACGATTTTAAAGGGGGGGTAAATCACCTTCTCACTTCTCACCTTCGGGACAGCTAAGCTAGGGGTTGTGAATGATTACAGTTTATTTTTGGTGGGGGTGTGGGGGACTTGTCTTGGCTCAAGAGTCATAGAGTGAGACCCAGTAGAGTTTATATAGCAAAATGTATTGGGTCAGAAACAACACATGGAAAATGTGAAGCATTTTTTAACCCTGTTGCCACCTAGACAGTTCCAGCAACCCCACATCATCgggaatattttaaacacaacaaaagtCATACAACATAAGCAGTGTTAAAAGCCTGAAAATGCAAACAACCAGGGACTTAGAATGGAGCCctatggaacaccacagacaacttccaacaatgccgattttacctccgcaatagagatgaactgaaacccatcaaagataagatttgaaccaggacaaagtcccactgtgctttcaagatgattcaataggatggaatggtctaccttatcaaaggcagcacttagatctagaagaattaaaatcGATGGAAAGCCTGAGTCGGAGCTTATCAGCAGaccattcacaactctgacaagggccgtctctgTGCTATGTGCAGCGCAAAAACCTGAAATGAAGcatttcaaacattatttagTAGTGCTGGGAAAAATATTACATGTATCCAAACGCAAAACAAAATGTCTGTGTTCATCTGAAATTACATTTGAGAGAAATGTGTATCACAATGAGTTTTGCATTGCACTGATGTACTgtaccaccttgccagaatttgcacGACAGTTACTAAACTAGCAAAGTAGTAATGCTTGATCTGTGTAATTAAAGGTCAAAAATGAAATGTTAGTGTCCGCCAGAAATTACATCATTGAAAGAAAACGGAAATCTGCATCGCAATGTGTTTTGTCTTGCGCCTCTTCGCCTTGTTACTAGGAATTGCGCGATTGCTTCAATAATGGCAAGTGGAAAAAGGGCTCCGTCAGATGTCAGGTCTAGGGTGCTGTTTTGGATTTGGGAAGCGAGACAGAATCGGGATCGGTTTCTGTCTCCGATACCGAAGCACAGACCTCAAAAATACCTGTGGCCCAAGAAAGCAAAACATGACTGCAGCAGTTTGTTTGGGGACACAGATAAAGAACCAGCCTCCATGGACTATCGATCTGAATAGGGTTGTCTTTTGCAAGAACACAAACTGTCTATCACAGAAGACTCGCTCATGGTGGAAGCAACATGCCTCGCCTTTTCCAACACTCCCAACTTGCAAAGGAAATGTTATGTATACCGGGAACATTGACTCCAGCAGAGAGGATATTTTCAGCAGCTGGTAACATGGTTATGAAAAAGCGGGCCAGCCTGAGTGCAGAGGTTGTAGATGCAACGctgtttctaaaaaaataaatgaataaataaataaataaactgaacttAAGTAATCAcagtttttgtttctgctttagTACTGTATACTGCATCCACCCTGTTACATTCTGTACAGTGATGTTGTTACTGAACAGCCTGAGGCAGTACTGTACTAGTAGATTACTGTGCAACGGTGCTTGGGTAGACTGAGGCAACAGGTTTTCATTGCATTGCCTTTGCATCATGCTGGTTTCCTGTGACATAAGCAAGGTTAGTCCCCCAGTGGAGGATAAGAACGACAGGTGCCCTTCCTGTCTAGGGCCAGAGCATGCAAGACAGGCACTCGCCGACCTCAGcttctgcaagttttgtgcaAGTTTTTCTAAGCACACGCTAGAAAAGCATGTGTCTCTCAGCTCTGAAGAGATGTCCATTTCACTTGGGCAGGGCTCTTCCCCGATCTCCATCCTCTGCAAATGGCTGTGCCAAGGCAGAATAGGAAAACTGCCCGAAGCAAGAGTTCATGTAAGAAGCCGTCCTTATGGTCTTCCTCTTCCTCTGCCTCTCATAGTTCTAAGAGATCGGCTGACTGAACAAATAGAGAAACTGTGGGCAGCTGTTTCTCATCAGGACACAGTGCTTGCTGAGCTGCTGCGTGAGCGCAGTGCTCCGCCTCTTGGAACAACACAGTGCTTTAAGTACAGACTGGCACCACGAGGATATGCTGTACATTGCTGCCGCTAATGAGGCTGGCAGCCCTGAGTTGCCCTCTGAGGAGGTAGACTCTGACAACCCATTACCAGTTAATGTATAATGTCGGCAGAGCTGTTGTCATTAATTAAAAGGGTCACTGCAAAATTGTAAGTGACTTGGCTTGCGGATGGGACAAGGAAACAGTCCATCTTTGACGATGAGCCTGTTAAGTCTACCGTGTCCCCCCCAGTGtacccagattttctttttgaagtCCAATCATCCTGCCACAGCTCCAGCTCTAAACAGCACttagtatgtacagtatatattttgacagttgttgggacattatattttatttgtattattgcatttttttgagTTTTCAAATAATAGGAGTTTCCCCAAACAGTAAACTAAATTCGGCTAATCTGCGTTTAACTAATTCAGGCTCAAATCGGTCCTAATCTGCGGGGGTCTACTGTGTCTGTGTACATGGGCACCCCCAGAAATATTTCACATGGTACAGAAAACTGAATCACCCCGACATTGCACAAAATACTGAATGGTAAACCAAATGGCATACTACAACaataaaaagtacaaataaatctATTTGAAATATAAACTTAAACCAGAGGAAAAACTACCTCACAAATCATACTAGTTACATTTGACTTTTACAATCACAAATGTAATCTTTACTCATCCCATTTAACTAAGCATAACACTTTTTTCTGACACATTCAACTGTGTGGTTAGAGGATCCAAAAACGGAAGAAATAGGTCAAAGCACCTGTATTCCTGTGGCATTAAAGTTGGGACTTTCGATCTCGGGGTTTGAAGTCAGCTATACGAGGCATTGAGACAATTATTTCAGTTTTTCCAGCCAGTGCACAGGCATTTTCCCACAGGTTGTTATAGGTGCTGTCTACACTTTTGTCCCGAAGCAGTGAAACTAAATTGTTGGCTTGTTGATTGGCTTTCACAAGCTCGCAAGACGGGTTCTGAAGAGCATTGAGTGGAGTGAGATACTGCAGTAACCCTTGGCACACAATAATACAGACCAGAAATTCAAATGACTCCGTTGCTCTGGCTGTGGGTACAGCGGTGCCACTACACTTGTGGTCTGCGGCTGTTTTTAAATGATCAATGGTGGCAAACAAATTTTCATATTTCACGATGACTGTGGAGAGGCACGCATCATGCGTAGACCAGCGGGTGTCTTATGTAGACGTTGCTTAGTGTCACTTTTATCCAAAAAACACTGCAGTCGTTTTGGAGATGCAGTCACAAAAGCCACGATCTCTTGAACGATAATAAGTGTATTGCGAACCAAAGGGATTCTCGTTGAGTGTGTAATTGCAAGGTTTAGTGAGCGGTTTCTTCAGTGCACATATGCTGCTGAGGGGTATTGCTCTCCGATGCAGGCTTGCACTCCACGTATTTTGCCACTCATGTTTCCAGCACCATCGTAGCCTTGTCCAACCAGGTTGGAGGGGTTCAAATTGGACTGCTGCAGGTGGTTCAGAAGCAGTGTGGTAAGCATCTCACCTGTTGTATCGCTTGTTGAAATAAAAGCCACAAAGTCCTCTTGCACAGAGAACTGTCCTGATTATGAATGATCCACATACTGAAGAATAAGGGACACTTGTTCTGTACAGCTAATGTCAGCACTCATCTGCCAGCAACGAGAACATTTTAGCATTTCTGCATTTAAGTAGAATGCCATCATGAATTTGCTTTCTGCATAGATCAATAATTTCATTTTGTACTCTGTGGCTGCAGTACTTCGCATTGCCCGGTGCTTGCTGCAGGTGCCTCATCTCCTTTCGCGCGGTATTTTAAGAAGGCTCTGCGCTCGTCGATGTGACTCCTGATTGAAACGTTTTGTTGACCGCAAACCACAATTAAGTCTACAATTGCTCTCAAAGCTGACTTACTGCATTCTGCATATTCCTGGTGGGTattatttaaagatgtaattatgGACTGTTGCTTGTTATCACAAAGAATTCATCTGGGACTCGccgttgcttttttaaaaatacagcgGAATGGTGCTGCCCATCCCTTTTTTGGCTGAAATCGAAAAGCACTTCATTTTATGGAGTTGGATGCCGTTTTAAGAACATCTGCACTCACAAGGCCAAGATCTTGTACATCTTCAGTCTCAGATATTGTAGTACTTGCATTAAATGCTGGTCCTGCCAACATCTTTTCAGACTTGAAAACCTCACTTCTGTAAGTCCCTGAAACAGACGGTTCAGttcttttacttgtattattttgATCCGATTCATCCTTCCTCTGATCATCAGAAGAAAGCCCTGTTTTGTTCTTTTTGAAGGCTTCAAATAAACTTATTTAGTTCCGATTTCTCATAACTCTTGTACAATTCGAAAAGcttaaaatattgtaaaatgcGCACACAGCAAAAGAAAAGGACCACTGTCGGCCGCGGACCACTGCGTCTGTATAGAttctaatgcatagttcacacaccctagtctctgtaagtcgccttggataaaggcgtctgctaaataaacaaataataataataataatcgttcaCACTTCTCTATCGATCAGCTCTTTTTCTGTCTCCACATGCCAACACTGTCAAAGTAGGCGCTCCCCTCCCCTATATATCatctcaagtaaaaaaaataaaaaataaaatgtgttgtcaactttatgtactatttatttcgggattaaacaaaacaacatttaacttgaactgctgtttggcatcctttgttttgtagttaattcactggggtaaagtatgTCCCACACAGCagtctttactcctgggatatttttctattttaatgtgttacatattgtataTATGTCTTGCTGTAAAATTTAGGCATGCGCATGGGCCACGCCCCCCTACCTCTGCTGCTATgccgtctctgcctgcgttctgagcaatataatgacttttattactttttgaaaatgaacgagTATCTAAACGTATATTTAAATTaagcgaatatccaaacatgaaaatcacGTGTTTGTCCCACCACTAATATATCTCTCTTAGTTGATCCTATTAAAAAGGTGTCACTAAAGAAATGTGGACCAGCACAGCTTTTCACATTTCATTTATAATATGAGAGTTCATCTCAAATATTTTCTCTAACCCTCGTGTCTCCTTCCAGGACTGGAACATGTTCCTGCTGCGGTTTAATGGCGTGGACTTCTGCATCTCAGAGAACGAGACTCTGAAGCACGGGCAGAACGAGTCAACCACAGCAGAGAGCACCGTGACCAGCGGCCAGGCCCGACTCGGCACACTGGCCCCGTCACTGCTTGAGGACCCAGGAGCCATCAACATCTCCGTCCCCATCACCCTCACCCTGGACCCGCTGCGGCCCTTCGGGGGCTACTCCCGCAACATCACCCACCTCCGCGCCAGCCTGCTGGGGCACCAGGTGGGACTCACAGGTGGGAATGTTTTGGTTTTATTGGTCTGCTGTTTGCTGATCTCTACTAgtctagtactgtagttttatgtttaacaGTAGTTCTGTCATTATTATATTGATATCAGTGCGGacccaaatatttattttatgaaccCCTGACTATTAGGGGTGTAACGATACACTGCTATCACGATACGTGTCACGATATGCAGAGATGTATAGCAATACATGTTATGGTCCTGATGAGCTacctgtataattattattattattatttgtttatttagcagatgcctttatccaaggcaacttgcagagactagggtgtgtgaactatgcatcagctgcagagtcacttacaactacatctcacccgaaagacggagcacaaggaggttaagtgacttgctcagggtcacacaatgagtcagtggctgaggtgggatttgaaccggggacctcctggttacaagccctttactttaaccactggaccacacatcctctTGGATAATAAGGTCAAATAATCATTTTTATGATGGattgttttgttaaaagacaaacagAAGCTGCTTTTGGCAGGGCTGAGTGTACATAGTgtgttgtgtattttgtttattcttCCTTCGTGTTTTTGTAAATGCTCCACCTGAGACGCACTGCCAGCTGAGTTTGTTTACACTGAATCGCAGTTGAGGATCGGACGGCTGCAGTTCCTTGACCAGCTGGTGGGAGTATCCTGACAGTGCATCCTGCAATGAAAGGGAGCCACTGACACACCGCCAAGCTACGAGCCAAGGACCAGGACTGTCCACGCTACCCTGGACAACAAACCTGTCTTCAGTGAAAGAAACCAAACCTCCGAACACCGCGTGTGGAACCAAGATCAGAGTTTTTAATTCCTAGCGTAGGGATTAGTTGACTTTTGAAATCCAGCAACATAGAGATGTTGTGTCAGCGGGAGCGCTCAGTATAGCGAGAACGgctctttttattttacagttttgccTTTTTGTACACTTTGTACAGTCATATAAGGAATTGCTGGCAGCGTCACCTGGTTTATTGTGTAAATAAAACCTGAGTGATGTTACAACTCCAGCTTCTGTGTGTCTCCACTCTGTCAGCAGATTACCCACAACTCCCTATGGCACCACTCTTCTGCCCTAGAGGAATGTCACATTAAAATGTTCTGAATATGGGGTGCTATATAAATGTGAGGTTGTGGTTGTTATAGCAATGTcgctttattgtgtgtgtctccctgtTTAGGTAGAGAAGCCCATGAAGAGATGAACGTCAGCTTCACCCTCCCTTCTGCCTGGAACTCGGATGAATGTGTTCTTCATGGACACTGTGAGCAGGTGGTGTTCAGTACCTGCATGACCGTCACAGCAGCCAGCAGTGTCTTCCCAGTCACAGTGTGAGTATTCACAGAGTTAGTAGTTTTTTCCCCTTTTAAGTGctaccataagaacataagcacAAAAGTTACAAACAAGAGGTGGCCATTCGGACCACCATCCATTTAATTATTGATGCAGTACAATGGCAGTGTTTTATACCTGTCTCCTGATTTACTCCCCATGCTCAATTCAGCATTTCCCCTACCTTGCTCTCTGGGTTTCAGGAGCTGCAGGTGGTTCAATCCATTACGCCTGACCCTGTTCACTCTGCACAGCTCAGTAATTATGCCTCTATGTACTTCCGCTTGTGTACTGCTGTACTGGAGATGGATATTCCAAAGTGCAGCTAGGCAGCTGATTgctcattttctgaaaaaaaagaagggGGGTGGGAAACAGCCTTCA
The DNA window shown above is from Acipenser ruthenus chromosome 24, fAciRut3.2 maternal haplotype, whole genome shotgun sequence and carries:
- the LOC117429906 gene encoding transmembrane protein 248 isoform X1 yields the protein MVYLTGTMLSINPLENLKIYVTNRPPLVIFMVSVSAVAIAFLTIGYFFKIKEIKSPEMTEDWNMFLLRFNGVDFCISENETLKHGQNESTTAESTVTSGQARLGTLAPSLLEDPGAINISVPITLTLDPLRPFGGYSRNITHLRASLLGHQVGLTGREAHEEMNVSFTLPSAWNSDECVLHGHCEQVVFSTCMTVTAASSVFPVTVQPPHCIPETYTNATTWYKIFTTARDANTKYTQDYNPFWCYKGAIGKVYHALNPKLTVIVPNDDRSLINLHLMHTSYFLFVMVITMFCYAVIKGRPGKVRQSSANFCPEKVIRTHNPSVPPKH
- the LOC117429906 gene encoding transmembrane protein 248 isoform X2, which translates into the protein MVYLTGTMLSINPLENLKIYVTNRPPLVIFMVSVSAVAIAFLTIGYFFKIKEIKSPEMTEDWNMFLLRFNGVDFCISENETLKHGQNESTTAESTVTSGQARLGTLAPSLLEDPGAINISVPITLTLDPLRPFGGYSRNITHLRASLLGHQVGLTGREAHEEMNVSFTLPSAWNSDECVLHGHCEQVVFSTCMTVTAASSVFPVTVQPPHCIPETYTNATTWYKIFTTARDANTKYTQDYNPFWCYKGAIGKVYHALNPKLTVIVPNDDRSLINLHLMHTSYFLFVMVITMFCYAVIKGRPGKVRQSSANFCPEKVALSEA